The following are from one region of the Paenibacillus sp. KS-LC4 genome:
- a CDS encoding metal ABC transporter permease, with amino-acid sequence MEIVTSEFFQRALIGGLLIGVTAPLMGIFLVLRRLSMIGDTLSHVSIAGVALGFLMGVYPVAVGLLFAVAASFAIEKLRKAYKSYAELSIAIIMSGGVALASILFTMGKGFNVNVTGYLFGSIYTLSNVDLITIAVVTVVVLVAIRLQVKELFLLTFDEDAAAVSGLPVRFYNVMISVLTALVISASIKIVGALLVSALLTIPAACSLIIARSFRQSIITVVIIGEMAVICGLMIAGIWNLAPGGTIVLLLIAILLILLLFKRGIRTGS; translated from the coding sequence TTGGAGATCGTTACTAGCGAATTTTTTCAAAGGGCGCTGATTGGCGGCTTGCTTATCGGAGTAACAGCACCGCTGATGGGTATTTTTCTCGTGCTGCGCCGTTTGTCCATGATTGGCGATACGCTGTCGCATGTATCTATTGCGGGCGTAGCGCTTGGTTTCTTAATGGGGGTATATCCGGTTGCAGTAGGCCTGCTGTTCGCTGTTGCGGCTTCATTCGCAATCGAAAAGCTGAGGAAAGCTTATAAGTCCTATGCCGAGCTGTCGATTGCGATCATTATGTCAGGCGGCGTAGCGCTGGCTTCGATATTGTTTACAATGGGCAAGGGCTTTAACGTCAATGTCACCGGTTATTTATTTGGCAGCATTTATACACTGAGCAATGTCGATTTAATTACAATCGCCGTAGTAACGGTTGTCGTTCTTGTAGCCATCAGGCTGCAGGTAAAGGAGCTGTTTTTACTTACGTTTGATGAGGATGCAGCAGCGGTAAGCGGGTTGCCGGTCCGTTTTTATAATGTTATGATTAGCGTGCTAACCGCGCTTGTTATTAGTGCTTCCATTAAAATTGTTGGAGCGCTGCTTGTATCTGCGTTGCTGACCATTCCAGCCGCTTGCAGTCTTATTATTGCGCGCAGCTTTCGGCAGAGCATTATTACCGTCGTCATAATTGGAGAAATGGCTGTTATTTGCGGCTTAATGATTGCAGGCATTTGGAATTTGGCTCCTGGCGGCACAATCGTGCTTCTGTTGATTGCTATTTTGCTGATCCTCTTGCTGTTCAAGCGGGGAATAAGAACAGGGAGTTAA
- a CDS encoding metal ABC transporter ATP-binding protein, whose translation MQQVTERPPEMDVLPSLAGECHQDIISLEGVTFSYQQQRVITELNLSVRERDFIGLIGSNGAGKTTLLKMIVGLLKPESGMIRLFGEPVGQFKAWEKIGYVPQKNAFNPLFPATVREVVLSGLYGRNKLFRRVTKSDHLKADDALHAMKIEDLADKRIGQLSGGQQQRAFLARALINNPSLLILDEPTVGIDAETQESFFHMIKHMHQHHNITFLMVSHDMEMIRTYLGLQQAAQSGKLKFYKKHSHDLQNCAQDDLTHSLRGLRQEMDSREEVVQVGDRY comes from the coding sequence ATGCAACAAGTGACGGAGAGGCCCCCAGAAATGGACGTGCTGCCCAGCCTGGCAGGAGAGTGCCATCAGGATATTATATCACTGGAGGGCGTTACGTTCTCCTACCAGCAGCAGCGCGTCATTACCGAGCTTAATCTAAGCGTTCGCGAGCGCGATTTTATCGGGCTCATTGGCTCGAACGGCGCGGGAAAAACGACGCTGCTCAAAATGATTGTCGGCCTGCTGAAGCCAGAGAGCGGTATGATTCGTTTATTCGGCGAGCCTGTAGGCCAGTTTAAGGCATGGGAGAAAATCGGTTATGTGCCGCAAAAAAATGCCTTTAATCCGCTTTTTCCAGCTACGGTTCGTGAAGTGGTGTTATCTGGCCTTTACGGCCGCAATAAGCTATTTCGCCGCGTTACGAAGAGCGATCACTTAAAGGCAGATGATGCGCTGCATGCGATGAAAATTGAGGATTTGGCGGACAAGCGAATCGGCCAGCTATCCGGCGGACAGCAGCAGCGTGCTTTTTTGGCGCGGGCGCTCATTAACAATCCGTCGCTGCTCATTTTGGATGAGCCTACAGTGGGAATTGACGCCGAGACGCAGGAAAGCTTCTTCCATATGATTAAGCATATGCATCAGCATCACAATATCACCTTTCTCATGGTGTCCCATGATATGGAGATGATCCGTACTTATTTGGGGCTGCAACAGGCGGCGCAAAGCGGCAAGCTGAAATTTTATAAAAAGCATTCGCATGACTTGCAAAATTGTGCGCAGGATGATCTGACTCACAGCCTGCGCGGGCTTCGTCAGGAAATGGATAGCAGAGAAGAGGTTGTTCAGGTTGGAGATCGTTACTAG
- the splB gene encoding spore photoproduct lyase — MATTVQERPKAALKSLSFVPELVYFEPDALHYPKGKRIYEWVQKEGIPFRMTSSHNRITNLPGETELEKYRIAKRTLVVGLRKTLTFDTSKPSAEYAIPIATGCMAHCHYCYLQTTLGAKPYIRVYVNIDDIMDAAKQYIDERAPEITRFEAACTSDPVGLEPITGSLRELIAFMAEQPLGRLRFVTKFHHVDSLLDVKHNGHTRIRFSVNSKYVIKNFEPATSRFEQRIEAAAKVAKAGYPLGFIIAPIIWHDGWEEGYAELLASLAAALPEEAKQADLTFELIQHRFTKTAKNVIERRYPRTKLEMDIEKRKYKWGRWGQGKYVYPTEQADALRLFISERIFEHFPQAKIEYFT; from the coding sequence ATGGCTACCACCGTACAGGAACGTCCGAAAGCAGCGCTAAAAAGCTTATCCTTCGTTCCCGAGCTCGTCTATTTTGAGCCGGATGCGCTCCATTACCCTAAAGGCAAGCGCATTTATGAATGGGTACAAAAGGAAGGTATTCCTTTCCGCATGACAAGCTCACATAATCGAATAACTAACCTTCCCGGTGAAACTGAGCTTGAGAAATATCGGATTGCCAAGCGTACGCTCGTTGTAGGCCTTCGCAAAACGTTAACCTTCGATACGTCCAAGCCTTCAGCGGAATATGCGATTCCGATTGCCACCGGCTGCATGGCGCATTGCCATTATTGTTATTTGCAGACAACGCTTGGAGCCAAGCCCTATATTCGCGTTTACGTCAACATCGACGATATTATGGACGCGGCCAAGCAATACATCGACGAGCGAGCACCAGAAATCACCCGCTTCGAGGCGGCCTGTACGTCCGATCCAGTCGGGCTTGAGCCAATTACAGGAAGCCTTCGCGAGCTCATTGCATTTATGGCCGAGCAGCCGCTTGGCAGATTGCGCTTTGTCACCAAATTCCATCATGTCGATTCACTGCTCGATGTTAAGCATAATGGTCATACTCGCATTCGCTTCAGCGTCAACAGCAAATATGTGATCAAAAATTTCGAGCCAGCCACCTCGCGCTTTGAGCAGCGGATTGAAGCCGCAGCCAAAGTGGCCAAAGCCGGCTATCCGCTAGGCTTTATCATAGCGCCGATTATCTGGCATGACGGCTGGGAAGAGGGCTACGCCGAGCTGCTCGCATCACTAGCAGCAGCCCTTCCCGAGGAGGCAAAGCAAGCCGATCTGACCTTTGAGCTTATTCAGCACCGCTTCACCAAAACAGCGAAAAACGTCATTGAGCGTCGCTATCCACGCACGAAGCTGGAAATGGACATTGAGAAACGCAAATACAAATGGGGCCGCTGGGGACAAGGGAAATATGTCTATCCCACAGAACAAGCAGATGCGCTCCGATTGTTTATATCAGAGCGCATCTTTGAGCATTTCCCACAAGCCAAAATCGAATATTTCACTTGA
- a CDS encoding zinc ABC transporter substrate-binding protein: MRNVFSSKKLTVMAVLLMSVVLVLSACGSNSQSSIVEGKTNVVTSFYPLYYFASEIGGEYVNVVNLIPAGVEPHDWTPKSQDLSTASKAQLFLYNGAGLEGWTDNFLKGLPNDQTIMTAEMSKGVELIQGNPEEEHDHSGETAEEHEDHAEHSDEAEGEAAGEHDHEHALDVDPHTWVSPKSAIIMAENVKNSLIQVDNAHKAEYEANYEALHSKLAALDAKFEQELSKTTMKDIVVSHQAFGYLARDYGLTQTAIMGLSADAEPRAQDLLNIAKFVKENGIRYIFFEELVSPALADTLASEAKVDTLMLNPVEGLTPEQEKNGDTYITLMEANLQNLLKALQ, encoded by the coding sequence ATGAGAAATGTATTTTCAAGCAAGAAGCTAACGGTTATGGCCGTTTTATTGATGTCTGTTGTACTTGTGCTGTCCGCATGCGGCAGCAACTCGCAGTCTTCCATCGTTGAAGGCAAGACGAATGTTGTAACGAGCTTTTATCCACTCTATTATTTTGCCTCAGAAATTGGCGGCGAATATGTCAATGTCGTCAACCTCATTCCGGCCGGAGTAGAGCCGCATGACTGGACGCCGAAAAGCCAGGATTTGAGCACCGCCTCCAAAGCACAGCTGTTTCTGTATAATGGCGCGGGGCTGGAGGGCTGGACGGATAACTTTCTAAAAGGGCTGCCAAACGATCAAACGATTATGACGGCCGAAATGAGCAAGGGAGTAGAGCTGATTCAAGGCAATCCTGAAGAAGAGCATGACCACAGCGGTGAAACGGCAGAGGAGCATGAAGATCATGCTGAGCACAGCGATGAGGCAGAAGGCGAAGCTGCTGGCGAGCATGATCATGAGCACGCTCTGGATGTCGATCCGCATACGTGGGTGAGCCCGAAATCGGCCATCATTATGGCTGAAAATGTGAAAAACAGCCTCATTCAAGTGGACAATGCCCACAAAGCCGAATATGAGGCGAACTATGAAGCGCTGCACAGCAAGCTTGCGGCACTCGATGCGAAGTTCGAGCAGGAGCTGTCCAAGACGACGATGAAGGATATTGTCGTGTCCCATCAGGCGTTTGGTTATTTGGCCCGCGACTACGGCTTGACACAAACGGCTATAATGGGATTATCAGCTGATGCCGAGCCTAGAGCGCAGGATTTGCTGAATATCGCTAAATTTGTGAAGGAAAATGGCATTCGTTATATTTTCTTCGAGGAACTCGTATCTCCAGCGCTTGCGGATACGCTCGCGAGTGAAGCGAAGGTAGACACCTTGATGCTGAATCCGGTTGAAGGGCTGACGCCTGAGCAGGAGAAGAACGGTGATACCTACATTACGCTGATGGAAGCGAATTTGCAAAATCTCTTGAAAGCACTGCAATAA
- a CDS encoding cytochrome c biogenesis protein CcdA has protein sequence MNDINIWLALGAGFASFISPCCLPLYPSYLSYITGISVSDLKNNEHTSKHMRSRTMLHTLFFIIGFCTVYYTLGYGTNVFAETFSEYEPLIRKLSAILIVLMGLFLLGVFQPQLLMKTRKLPFDPSKKTGYLGSFIFGIGFSAGWSPCTGPALTAILALAASEPNTWFKLTTAYALGFAIPFFVLAFFLGSARWLLKYTNTVMKVGGAIMIVLGIMLFTDQMTQITSWLNLITPDWLKF, from the coding sequence TTGAACGATATTAATATTTGGCTCGCACTCGGGGCTGGCTTTGCCTCCTTTATCTCTCCATGCTGCTTGCCCTTGTATCCATCTTATTTGTCTTACATAACCGGTATTTCCGTCAGCGACCTCAAAAATAATGAGCACACAAGCAAGCATATGCGCTCTCGCACGATGCTGCATACGCTGTTTTTCATTATTGGCTTCTGTACGGTGTATTACACGCTTGGCTACGGCACGAATGTGTTCGCGGAAACCTTCAGCGAATATGAGCCGCTTATTCGCAAATTATCGGCGATATTGATTGTGCTGATGGGGCTGTTTCTGCTCGGCGTATTTCAACCGCAATTGCTTATGAAGACGCGCAAGCTGCCTTTTGATCCTTCGAAAAAAACAGGATATTTGGGCTCTTTTATTTTTGGAATCGGTTTTTCGGCCGGGTGGTCGCCATGCACAGGTCCTGCCTTAACGGCTATTCTGGCATTGGCGGCATCCGAGCCGAACACCTGGTTTAAGCTTACAACAGCGTATGCTTTAGGTTTCGCCATTCCTTTTTTCGTATTAGCCTTTTTCCTAGGCTCAGCGAGATGGCTGCTGAAATATACGAATACGGTGATGAAGGTGGGCGGAGCCATTATGATCGTGCTCGGCATTATGCTCTTCACCGATCAAATGACGCAAATTACGTCGTGGCTTAACCTCATAACGCCGGATTGGCTGAAATTTTAA